The Acidimicrobiales bacterium genome segment TCGGACCCCGGGGTCACCGGCGACTGGGGCGCGGCCCTGGCCGCCACCGGCGTCCCCCTCCGGGACGAGGCCTACATGTGGATCTACACCGGCACCCCCACCCCCTGAGGGGTCCTCACCCCGAGGGCGAGGCGGCGCCGTCGCGGCGGGGGTCGCCGGCGGCACCGAGGCCGGGGACGACCAGGTGGGCGCCCCCGAAGTAGACGCTGCGGTCGGGCCACCGGTTGACCGGGCCCAGGGCGGCCAGCGCGTCGAGGGCCCCGGACCCGAAGCCGGGCTCGACCTCGACGTGGTCGACGTCCCAGTGGGCCCGGGGGGCCTCCACCGCGGCCCGGGGGTCGAGGCCGTGGACCAGCACGTTCACCAGCACCTGGGTCACGGCCGAGCGGATGCGCTTGCTGCCCCCGCTGCCCACCACCACCTCGGTGGCCCCGTCGGGCCCGACGACCACGGTGGGGGCCATCATCGAGGCCACCCGCAGGCCCGGGGGCGAGGCGTGGAAGCCGTCGGGGTGGAGGTCGTCCTCGCCCAGGATGTTGTTGGTGAGGATGCCGGTGCCGGGGATCACGTCGCCCGAGCACTCGCCGTTGGAGGTGGTCATGGCGGCCGCCCCGCCCTCGCCGTCCCACACGCTGACGTGCGTGGTGCCCCGGGCCGAGCCCCGCCGCCCCGGCCGCAGGATCGACGGGTCCGCCGGGTCCGCCGGGCGGACGGGGTCGGCGCCGGCCAGGATGGCCCGGCGGTGGCGGTCGACCTCGGCGGCCACCGCCACCAGGGCGGCCGGGCCCCGGGGGTCGTCGGGCCCGAGGTCGAGGCCGTCCAGGCGGGCCAGGGCGGCGGCGATGAGCGTGCCCCCGAACGACGGGGCCGGGTTGGTCAGCACCCGCCGGCCCTGCCAGTGCAGCGCCAACGGGTCCCGCTCCACCACCCGGTAGGCGGCCAGGTCCCCGGCCGTCACCAGCCCGTCGGCCGCGGTCACGGCCAGCAGGGCGGCGGCCAGCGGGCCGCCCGAGAAGCGCACGTCGCCGCCCCGGCCCAGCTCGGCCAGCACCTCGGCCAGGCCCGGGTTGCGCAGGCGGTCGCCCACGGCCACCAGGCGGCCGCCGGGGGCGAACAGGGCCCGGCCCTCCGGGGTGCGCAGCAGGATGCGCTCCAGCAGCGAGACGATCCCGGCCTGCCGGGGGAGCAGGTCCACCCCGTCCCGGGCCAGGCGCAACGCCGGGGCCACCACCGTGCCCAGGTCGACCCGCCCGAAGCGCCGGTGCACGTGCAGGTAGCCGGGCAGGCCCCCGGGCACGGCGATGGAGCCGGGCCCGCAGTGGAAGGCCTGGGTGGCCACCTCGAAGTTCACCACCACCTCGTCGAAGTGGGGCACCGGGGGTGAGGCCAGGCCCAGGCCGGGCGTGTCCACGAAGAAGTCGACCAGCACCTCCTCCCCGGCCGCGGTGCGGGCCAGGCAGAACCCGCCGCCGGCCAGGCTGGTCAACGCCGGCTCGGCCACCGTCCCGGCGAACCCGGCGGCCACCACGGCGTCGAAGGCGTTGCCGCCGGCGTCCAGCACCTCGTGGGCCGCGGCCACCACCGCCGGGTGCCCGGCGGCCACCAGGGGCCGCTCCCGCCCGGGCGGCGAGGGCGGGTCGGCGATCACGCGGGCGTTCCTACCACGGCCGAACCGGCTCCCTGCCGACGCTGGCCGTGCCGGGCACCGCTCGCGACGGTGCCCGGGCCGGAGCCCGGGCACCCCCGTCGAACCAGGACCGGTGCGGGATCAGCCGCCCAGGGCCTTGAGGGTGAGCATCATCTCGTCGGTGAGGTTGGCGGGCACCGAGTAGCCGTCCTCGGAGCGGATGTCCTCGAAGTGGTCGCGGACGTCCTCCACCGACAGGCCCTCGGCCCCGGTCCAGCCCGGGGTGACGCCGGTGAAGACCCGGGCCACGTGGCCGCCGCCGCACGAGTAGACCTCGCCGCTGACCGGGCAGTCCTCGTGGGCCAGCCAGGCCACCACCGGGGTGACGAGCTCGGGGGCGAGCTTGTCGGCCATGGCGCCGAGCAGCTCCTCGGTCATGCGGGTCTTGGCCACCGGGGCGATGGCGTTGGCCTTGATGTTGTTCTTGGCCCCCTCGACGGCCAGCACCCGGGTGAAGCCGACCAGGCCGGCCTTGGCCGCGCCGTAGTTGGTCTGGCCGAAGTTGCCGAACAGGCCGGCCCCCGACGAGGTGCTGACGATCCGGCCGTAGCTCTGCTCCCGCATGTGGCCCCAGGCGGCCTGGGTGACGTAGAAGGCGCCCTTGAGGTGCACGTCGATGACGGGCTCCAGCTTCTCGGCGTCCATGTTCTTGAACGCCGCGTCGCGCAGGATGCCGGCGTTGTTGATGACGATGTCGACCCGCTCGAAGGTGTCGAGGGCGGTCTGGACGATGGACTGGCCGCCCTCCGGGGTGGCCACCGAGTCGTAGTTGGCCACGGCCTCGCCGCCGGCGGCCTTGATCGCGTCCACCACCTGCTGGGCCGCGGTGTGCGAGCCGCCCTCCCCGTCGACCGAGCCGCCCAGGTCGTTGACCACGACCAGGGCTCCTCGCTTGGCCAGCTCCAGGGCGTGGGAGCGGCCGAGGCCGCCACCGGCACCGGTGATG includes the following:
- a CDS encoding gamma-glutamyltransferase is translated as MIADPPSPPGRERPLVAAGHPAVVAAAHEVLDAGGNAFDAVVAAGFAGTVAEPALTSLAGGGFCLARTAAGEEVLVDFFVDTPGLGLASPPVPHFDEVVVNFEVATQAFHCGPGSIAVPGGLPGYLHVHRRFGRVDLGTVVAPALRLARDGVDLLPRQAGIVSLLERILLRTPEGRALFAPGGRLVAVGDRLRNPGLAEVLAELGRGGDVRFSGGPLAAALLAVTAADGLVTAGDLAAYRVVERDPLALHWQGRRVLTNPAPSFGGTLIAAALARLDGLDLGPDDPRGPAALVAVAAEVDRHRRAILAGADPVRPADPADPSILRPGRRGSARGTTHVSVWDGEGGAAAMTTSNGECSGDVIPGTGILTNNILGEDDLHPDGFHASPPGLRVASMMAPTVVVGPDGATEVVVGSGGSKRIRSAVTQVLVNVLVHGLDPRAAVEAPRAHWDVDHVEVEPGFGSGALDALAALGPVNRWPDRSVYFGGAHLVVPGLGAAGDPRRDGAASPSG
- a CDS encoding SDR family oxidoreductase, whose translation is MADLGYDGKVAIITGAGGGLGRSHALELAKRGALVVVNDLGGSVDGEGGSHTAAQQVVDAIKAAGGEAVANYDSVATPEGGQSIVQTALDTFERVDIVINNAGILRDAAFKNMDAEKLEPVIDVHLKGAFYVTQAAWGHMREQSYGRIVSTSSGAGLFGNFGQTNYGAAKAGLVGFTRVLAVEGAKNNIKANAIAPVAKTRMTEELLGAMADKLAPELVTPVVAWLAHEDCPVSGEVYSCGGGHVARVFTGVTPGWTGAEGLSVEDVRDHFEDIRSEDGYSVPANLTDEMMLTLKALGG